The genomic segment ATTTCTCGCCGCTGCCCTGCACCCCGCGAATCATGAAGTAGCCGAGATAGCCGCCGTTGTAGACGGCATCCCCTTCGTTCAGGGTCTTTTCCGAAACAAGATTGCCATTGATGAAGAACTTGGCGTTCGTCCCCACCACCACCAGCGTCACACGGTTGATACCGCCGTCCAAGCGGCTGACTTCCGAGGAACTTTCGCTCATAATGGCGCGGCTGCTCCACGTGTTATTGGCGCGGGCGTCAAGACGATACGTCCCGCTGCGGTAGAGGTGGTAGACGAGAAAATCAATCGTATCAATGGTCTCATTTTCCAGCACCACGTCGTTTGCGCCGTTCAGGAGCATCCCGCAGGAGGTGGCGCCGGTGCTTTCCGTGCTGCTGTTCACCGCCACATCCACCGAGAGGGCGAAATCGTAGAACAGGGCGCGGCTGAGCAGGTCGAAATAGAAGGTTTTTTCCGCCGTCGTGCTGCCCGTCAGGATTTTTGTGGTGGGGATCGGCACGCGCACAGCCGTTTTACTGGACGGAATCACCCCTCGGCTGATCAGGGCATTGACAACGATCCCCGCGTCTTCAGAGAGCAAGAGGGGGTCAGCGCCGGTAAAGGCAACCGCTGTCGCCGTGACAATACGGGGGGTCGCCGTGACGACGAGTGGCGCCGGCGTTTTGGAGGGGTTCAGGGCGTTCATCGTCGCCGCCGCTGCGGTCAGGGTGGGAATCGGATCAAAGGTGGGAATTAAGGCGATGGCGGTATTCGTCGCATCGCGGATAATCCCCGTTGCCGTCGCGTTAAGAACAGCCGCCGTCCCTGTGGCATTGGCTGCTTCGGCAACTGCCGTTTGGTTGGCGCTGAAGGCACGCACCGTCGCAATTTGTTCGGCAAGCGAGGTGCTGGTCGCCGCAGCAGCGGCGCGTTCGGTGGCAGTGGCATTGATCATAACCGCTGTTTCCTGCGCATCGAGCGTCGCCAACCGCCCAGCAATCAGCGTTTGGGTGGCGTTGGGGGTTTCCGTCGGCTCTGGCGAGGGGGTGATCGTCGGCGTCGCCGTCACGGGGGCGGTGGCGGAGAGGATCATCATGACCGCCGTCCCCGTCTTGTTCAGGTTATCTTGATTGGCATTGTTGCTGCTCAGCGCCGCCAACCCCAACGCGCCACCGCCCAAGACAAGGGCGGCAATCACCCCGATGAGCAGCACCGGAGAGGATTTGGGCTTGGGTGTCTCGCCTATCGCGCCGCCCGCCATTGTGCCAGCGGGCATTCCGCCGCCATAATTGCCGCCGTAATCCTCGTTGCCATAGCGCGGCGCGGTGGCGGGTGCAGAATTAGCGGGGGTGTTGGGGCGCATCGTGGCGTTGTCGGGGACATTCCCGCCCCCCCCCTGCTGATAGGTGCCGGGGGGGGTTATCGGGCGCGGCGCGGCGGATGTGCCAGAGGGGGTGGGGACAAGGGTTGCCTGATTGCCCATCTGGGGGGAAAAGTTCCCCTGTGTGCCGCGCACGGCGTCCTCAAAGGCGTGGGCAAACTCAGACGCCGATCCATAGCGCATATCGGGGCTTTTTTGCAGCGCCCGTTCGATCACTTCCGAAACGCCAGCGGGTAAATCTGAGCGGATGGTGTGCGGCGGGGGCGGAAGTTCGTAGACGTGTTGGAAGATCAAGCCCGCGGGCGTATCGGCGCTGAAGGGGAGTTTGCCGCAGACAAATTCGTAGAGCATGACGCCCAATGTGTAAATATCTGAACGGGCATCCACCGCCCGCCCCATCGCCTGTTCGGGCGACATATAGGCAGGCGTCCCCATGACCGTCCCCGTCGCCGTCAGTTTTCGCTCGCTGCCCTCAATGCGGGCAATGCCGAAATCGGTCAGGTAGCAGTTATCGTCTTTATCCAGCAAGACGTTGTTTGGCTTCAAATCGCGGTGAACAACGCCGTGCCGGTGGGCATAATCGAGGGCAGACCCAATCTGCGTGATATAGGTGGCAACTTGGCGCAGCGCCATGCCCCCCTTCCGCAGTTTATCATCCAGCGATCCGCCTTCGATATAGCGCATGACAATATAGGGAATGCCATTGTCGCTGCCGTAGTCAATGACCGGTAGGATGTGCGGGTGTTCAAGCCCGGCGATGATCTTCGCTTCGCGTTCAAAGCGTTCGACAAAGCCGGGATCGCTGGCGATGTCCCGCGCCATGACTTTGATTGCCACTTTGCGCCCAACGCTGCTTTGCACCGCTTGGTAAACCGCGGCCATGCCGCCCTTGCCAAGCGGCTTCTCAAGCGTATAGGGACCAAGCGTCTTGCCGGAAAGATCAGACATGCTGGAGTCCTCATTCAGAGCGAATCATCTGTAGCCTTTGCCGGAAAAGCATACCACGTTTGTGGTACGGGTGGTTAAACCTCGTTCACAAAAACAAAAACGAGTGGGCGACGCCCGGTCTCGCCAAAGAACAGCTTGCTCAGCGCGTCTTGGACAATGTTTTCAGTGTTCCCGTTGCGGCTTTGGGCAACCACCTCGCGCACGCGCTGGCGGGCGTTTTCCAAGATTTCATGCTCTCCATCGGGGCTAAAGACAAACCCCCGCGAGATGATCTCCGGCTCTTCGCGGAACTGCTTTCGCGCCCGGTCATAGAGGGCGTTCACCACAACGACGCCATCGCGGGAGAGTATCTCCCGATCCCGCATGACGGTGGGACCCACATCGCCTACGGTTGCCCCATCGACAAAGACATAGCCGCCCGGCACGCGCTCACCGACGGTCATTTCACCCTGCGCCGAAAAACTAATCATCGTTCCATTTTCAACGACAACGATATGATCGTGCGGGACTCCCACTTGTTCGGCAAGGCGAGCGTGCTGCATCAGTTGGCGCAGTTCGCCATGAACGGGGACGAAAAACTTTGGGCGGACGAGGTTGATCAGCAGCTTTTGTTCCTCTTGGCTGGCGTGACCAGAGACATGGACTTGTTCAATCGGATCGTAGACGACCCGTGCGCCGCGCTGGATCAGGCGGTTGATTGTGCGGGCGACGAGTTCTTCGTTGCCCGGAATCGGGTGGGAGGACAACACCACCGTATCCGTTGGCTCAATGGCAAGCTGCGGGTGGCGTCCATTGGCAAGGCGGCTCAACACGGAGGACGGCTCACCCTGCGTTCCCGTCACCATGAGGACGACGCGCTCTGGAGGGAGAGTCTTTGCCTCGTCAAGCGGGATGATCATATCGGGGGATAGGTCAAGGTAGCCCATCTGCCGCGCCATACGGACGTTTTCCGCCATAGACGCGCCAGCAAAGGCGAGCTTTCGCCCGAAGCGCCCCGCCGCCCATGCCACCTGCTGCACCCGTGAGATGAGCGAGGCGAAGGTGGCGACGAGGATACGCCCTTTGGCATCCTTAAAGACGCGATCAAAGGCGGCATCAATGACGCTCTCCGAGGGTGTCCAACCCGGGCGTTCGGCGTTCGTGCTGTCGCTGAACAAGGCGAGGACGCCGCGCTGAGAAAATTCTGCCAGTTTGGCAAAATCCGTCGGCTTTTTGTCTACGGGGGTGTGGTCAAATTTGAAATCGCCAGAATGAACGACCAAGCCCACCGGTGTATCAATGCCCAACCCCACACAATCGGGGATGCTGTGGCAGACGTGGAAGGTCTCCACGCTGAACGGTCCCAGCTTGATCACATCGCCCGCCTCAAAGCGGATCAGCCGCTTGGGATCGAGCATCTTGGCGTGTTTTAGCTTCACTTCCAGCAAGCCGCAGGTCAGCGGGGTGGCGTAAATGGGGGCGGGGAACGCCGCTGCCACATGCCCAATGGCGCCGGTGTGATCTTCATGCCCGTGCGTGATCACAATGCCATGCACTTTGAGATCGGTCTGCTGTTGCAGAAAGCGAAAATCGGGGATGATGTAATCAATGCCGGGCATATCGTTTTCAGGGAACATCAAGCCGGCATCGACAATGATCATATCCTTGCCGTAGATGAAGGCGGTCATATTCTTGCCGACCTCGCCAAGCCCGCCAATGGGGATCACTTGGAGGGGCGGAAGCGTCTTGGGGGTTTTCGCTGTTTTGGTACTCATGGTGGTAGGCGGGGGAAAACATCACCGAAAGCGCGTGGTGCGGTGTCGGGGAACGTTAACGCATGGGGGACGCTTTCGCGCCCGCGCTGTGACTCCTTTTACTTTACTTCGTTTTTAACCTTAACGGTTTTGGCAAAAAAATTAACTTTGGTTTTGGTCAAAAAAGGCTTCAAGCCAAACAATCCATCATAATAGATTGGCGGAACAGCCGCCATAGGGGGATGGATGATGTGGGTAAATGGTGAGGAGAGCAATAAAACATATCACAAAAAATATTGTACAGGACTTTTCTTGACCACGCTAGTGGGATACATAGCTATCCCGTGCTTTAAGGCTTGTCCGCTAACGAAGTACAAACACAATGAAAAGGCGGGATCATGCGTTAGCCCGCCCCTAAAGGGGACGGGCTGAAAGTAACCACCCCTTCGGGGCTTGAAGGCAAAGAGGCTCTCCTGTTTTAAGCCCCAACGGGGTGATCAGCCTTAGCGCGGGCGTTTTAACCCCGCGCCTGACCCCGCACCCGTAGGGACGCCCCTTGGGGCGTCCGCCCTATTGCCGCCGCGCCCACGATGCCCCCGGCGTCGTCGCCTCTAGGTAGGTGATTTGCCCGTTCACGCGGAGGATTGCCACCCGCAGCACACCATCATAGCCCCGCAGATTGACGAGGATCGCCGTCCGTCCGGGATTCCACTCCGCCGAAAGCACCTCCCCGGGCAGCGCATCGGAAACGGGCTGCGGGGCGCTTCCCACACGGTAAACGTAGAGTTGCAAGCCCACCGCCGCACCCTCCAAGCGCCCCGACGGGGAGGGCTTGCCGAGGAAGGCATAACGCCCATCGCCAAGCAAGATCGGGTTTTGCATCCATATGCCATATTGCCCGCCGTTCAGCAGCGCGATCAGCGCCCCCGTGTCGCGGCTGACAAGCCCCAACTGAACGGGCTGCGTTGGATCGCTCGTCGTCGCCAGCCATGCCTCACGGGTGAGCCACCACCCGCCCGCATAGAGGCGAATCTGGAACAATCCGGGCGCTCGCTCGTTTGCTTGCCGCC from the Anaerolineales bacterium genome contains:
- a CDS encoding ribonuclease J, whose protein sequence is MSTKTAKTPKTLPPLQVIPIGGLGEVGKNMTAFIYGKDMIIVDAGLMFPENDMPGIDYIIPDFRFLQQQTDLKVHGIVITHGHEDHTGAIGHVAAAFPAPIYATPLTCGLLEVKLKHAKMLDPKRLIRFEAGDVIKLGPFSVETFHVCHSIPDCVGLGIDTPVGLVVHSGDFKFDHTPVDKKPTDFAKLAEFSQRGVLALFSDSTNAERPGWTPSESVIDAAFDRVFKDAKGRILVATFASLISRVQQVAWAAGRFGRKLAFAGASMAENVRMARQMGYLDLSPDMIIPLDEAKTLPPERVVLMVTGTQGEPSSVLSRLANGRHPQLAIEPTDTVVLSSHPIPGNEELVARTINRLIQRGARVVYDPIEQVHVSGHASQEEQKLLINLVRPKFFVPVHGELRQLMQHARLAEQVGVPHDHIVVVENGTMISFSAQGEMTVGERVPGGYVFVDGATVGDVGPTVMRDREILSRDGVVVVNALYDRARKQFREEPEIISRGFVFSPDGEHEILENARQRVREVVAQSRNGNTENIVQDALSKLFFGETGRRPLVFVFVNEV
- a CDS encoding protein kinase; the encoded protein is MSDLSGKTLGPYTLEKPLGKGGMAAVYQAVQSSVGRKVAIKVMARDIASDPGFVERFEREAKIIAGLEHPHILPVIDYGSDNGIPYIVMRYIEGGSLDDKLRKGGMALRQVATYITQIGSALDYAHRHGVVHRDLKPNNVLLDKDDNCYLTDFGIARIEGSERKLTATGTVMGTPAYMSPEQAMGRAVDARSDIYTLGVMLYEFVCGKLPFSADTPAGLIFQHVYELPPPPHTIRSDLPAGVSEVIERALQKSPDMRYGSASEFAHAFEDAVRGTQGNFSPQMGNQATLVPTPSGTSAAPRPITPPGTYQQGGGGNVPDNATMRPNTPANSAPATAPRYGNEDYGGNYGGGMPAGTMAGGAIGETPKPKSSPVLLIGVIAALVLGGGALGLAALSSNNANQDNLNKTGTAVMMILSATAPVTATPTITPSPEPTETPNATQTLIAGRLATLDAQETAVMINATATERAAAAATSTSLAEQIATVRAFSANQTAVAEAANATGTAAVLNATATGIIRDATNTAIALIPTFDPIPTLTAAAATMNALNPSKTPAPLVVTATPRIVTATAVAFTGADPLLLSEDAGIVVNALISRGVIPSSKTAVRVPIPTTKILTGSTTAEKTFYFDLLSRALFYDFALSVDVAVNSSTESTGATSCGMLLNGANDVVLENETIDTIDFLVYHLYRSGTYRLDARANNTWSSRAIMSESSSEVSRLDGGINRVTLVVVGTNAKFFINGNLVSEKTLNEGDAVYNGGYLGYFMIRGVQGSGEKCTFSNLSLWRLS